Proteins encoded in a region of the Mucilaginibacter sabulilitoris genome:
- a CDS encoding SusC/RagA family TonB-linked outer membrane protein, with amino-acid sequence MRKRILFYIALVVCTIFSCINVLAQAQNVTISGTVVEKSTNKTLPGVNIYMGNKGLTQTDIKGKFTVTVPAGSTLMFTFIGFVSEKVKPEPGQKNITVTLTEDKKGLNEVIIVAYQNRNKETTPGASVTITAKDIQDVPTSNVENLLQGKVAGLNVQNNTGAPGFRGSVQVRGLSTLSVTGSGSESFLQPTSPLYIIDGVPLDADKAAEFGFQTQGPGVSPLSLIPVEDIQSIQVMKDAQATSMYGSRGAYGVIIITTKRGNSKVPRVRYTGNFFVNATPKLRETLGGNAERQAKIQQILANTTIIDELRKLGKTGFLADSLNAYWNNSTNWQSIFYGTTHNQSHNIALDGGNERFNYKVNMGYYSEKGVIKNTGFDRYNMNMNMEFKPNDKFRFFGSLFGSLGSQAKGDGVGLLQQGVAENGQASTLLPPPSFYLSPDGVISALQTNNSNNTRNLRTNIDGRYEFLPGFAVSSSISYDYTSDAESTFTPAAANAQFAQIYDFEGRNFTLYNRNAITYAKTFGVDHTIFINTFNEIYKQGGQSGIIRQTRIPNDQLQGPIGFDPYNSRGGGVLSNYKNATIASFAGSFNYDYKKKYVLELSYRLDGTSSNGLENPYSKNPAAGFRWNYYKENWFKNWDWLTSGGLRLTWGQNIVPTGSLQSIYGLYNLNGNFNNNPTIGVNYEFIPNPGLKPTTTTQYNLGFDMTLWQGKVDLSFDTYYKKVDNLLFDRFLPNSTGFQKKTSNDVSIADYGYELMVTVRPITAKDFNWTVSFNGAINRDYLLRLPAEYNGQYIKFDYNNNQHIVFRVGKNTLSNYLIINQGVYSTDANVPVDPVTGKKYQTNGLAFKGGDPIYKDVNGDYILDSRDYEITGNSQPLITGGISTNINYKNFGLNIYATYTAKRTILNNALSDRLSIMRDPYALLAVVPLDNLDIWRKPGDHSVYPNPYSFSRFNQIQPLRPDQTLWQEDGSYLKINTVTFSYMFNRRFVRQLGFNNVRLYFSTNNLVTFSGYNGPNPENVTSLGRDASSGYPVPRTYNLGLNIELNTSK; translated from the coding sequence ATGAGAAAACGCATACTATTTTATATAGCGCTTGTTGTTTGCACGATCTTCTCCTGCATAAACGTTCTTGCGCAAGCGCAAAATGTAACCATTAGCGGTACAGTGGTCGAAAAATCGACCAATAAGACCTTGCCAGGTGTAAATATATACATGGGTAATAAGGGTTTGACCCAAACCGATATCAAGGGAAAGTTTACTGTTACCGTACCAGCCGGCTCCACGCTTATGTTTACTTTTATTGGTTTTGTTTCGGAAAAAGTCAAACCCGAACCCGGGCAAAAAAACATAACCGTAACATTAACTGAAGACAAAAAAGGGCTAAATGAGGTTATCATTGTAGCCTACCAGAACAGGAATAAAGAAACAACCCCCGGCGCTTCGGTAACCATAACAGCTAAGGATATCCAGGATGTTCCAACTTCAAATGTTGAGAACCTGCTGCAAGGTAAAGTTGCCGGGTTAAATGTTCAGAATAATACGGGTGCCCCGGGTTTCAGGGGTTCGGTTCAGGTACGTGGTTTGTCAACACTTAGTGTAACAGGCAGTGGTAGCGAGTCGTTTTTACAACCCACATCCCCCTTGTATATTATTGACGGGGTGCCTTTGGATGCTGATAAGGCAGCTGAGTTTGGTTTTCAGACACAGGGGCCGGGCGTGAGCCCTTTATCACTAATACCTGTAGAGGATATCCAAAGTATACAGGTGATGAAAGATGCACAGGCAACCTCTATGTATGGGTCAAGGGGAGCTTACGGGGTAATCATCATAACCACTAAACGCGGAAACTCAAAAGTACCAAGAGTGCGGTATACCGGTAACTTTTTTGTTAACGCGACGCCAAAATTGCGTGAAACATTGGGGGGGAATGCGGAGCGTCAGGCAAAAATCCAGCAGATATTGGCCAACACCACAATCATTGATGAGCTTAGAAAACTGGGTAAAACCGGTTTCCTGGCAGATAGTTTAAACGCCTACTGGAACAACTCCACAAACTGGCAGTCCATTTTTTATGGCACAACCCATAATCAAAGCCATAACATAGCCCTTGATGGCGGGAACGAACGCTTTAACTATAAAGTGAATATGGGATACTATTCAGAAAAAGGGGTTATCAAGAACACAGGTTTTGACAGGTATAACATGAACATGAACATGGAGTTTAAGCCAAATGATAAATTCAGGTTCTTCGGTTCTCTATTCGGTTCGTTAGGTAGTCAGGCCAAGGGTGATGGAGTTGGCTTATTGCAACAGGGAGTGGCCGAAAACGGGCAGGCTTCTACCTTGCTGCCGCCCCCTTCATTTTATCTTTCGCCCGATGGAGTAATATCAGCCTTGCAAACCAATAACAGCAACAATACGAGAAATTTACGCACTAATATCGATGGTCGTTATGAGTTTCTTCCCGGGTTTGCTGTATCGTCAAGCATCAGCTATGATTATACTTCAGATGCCGAATCAACATTTACACCCGCTGCTGCAAATGCCCAATTTGCACAGATATATGATTTTGAAGGCCGTAATTTCACGTTATATAACCGTAATGCTATCACTTATGCCAAAACTTTCGGTGTAGATCATACCATATTCATCAATACATTTAATGAAATATATAAGCAGGGGGGGCAAAGTGGTATTATCAGGCAAACCAGGATCCCGAATGACCAATTGCAGGGCCCAATAGGGTTCGACCCTTATAATTCAAGAGGTGGAGGTGTGCTGTCAAATTATAAAAATGCTACTATCGCGTCATTTGCCGGCTCATTTAATTACGATTATAAAAAGAAATATGTACTGGAGCTCTCGTACCGTTTGGATGGTACATCCTCCAACGGTTTGGAGAATCCGTACTCAAAAAACCCCGCCGCCGGTTTCAGATGGAACTATTACAAAGAGAACTGGTTTAAAAACTGGGATTGGCTAACCTCCGGAGGTTTAAGGTTAACCTGGGGCCAGAATATTGTGCCAACGGGCAGTTTGCAAAGTATTTATGGTTTGTATAACCTGAATGGTAATTTCAACAACAACCCAACCATTGGTGTCAACTATGAGTTTATACCCAACCCCGGATTAAAACCAACCACCACTACACAGTACAACCTGGGCTTTGATATGACGCTTTGGCAAGGTAAGGTTGACCTGAGTTTTGATACCTACTATAAAAAAGTGGATAATTTGTTGTTCGACAGGTTTTTGCCTAATAGCACAGGTTTTCAGAAAAAGACAAGTAACGATGTGTCCATTGCTGACTATGGTTATGAACTGATGGTAACCGTAAGACCAATAACCGCTAAAGATTTTAACTGGACCGTATCATTTAACGGGGCCATTAATCGGGATTATTTGCTGCGTTTGCCCGCCGAGTATAACGGCCAGTATATCAAATTTGATTATAATAATAATCAGCATATTGTTTTCAGAGTGGGTAAAAATACGCTGTCAAATTACCTGATTATCAACCAGGGTGTTTATTCAACCGATGCCAACGTGCCTGTTGACCCTGTAACGGGTAAAAAATATCAAACCAACGGACTTGCCTTCAAAGGCGGTGATCCGATTTATAAAGATGTTAACGGCGACTATATACTTGATAGCCGGGATTATGAAATAACCGGTAACTCGCAGCCTTTAATTACAGGTGGTATATCAACAAATATCAACTATAAAAATTTCGGGTTAAATATTTACGCTACTTATACAGCCAAACGAACAATTTTAAATAATGCCTTGTCTGACAGGTTGTCCATCATGCGCGATCCATATGCATTATTAGCCGTGGTGCCGTTGGATAACCTGGACATTTGGCGTAAACCCGGAGACCACTCGGTATATCCTAATCCTTATTCATTTTCGAGGTTTAACCAGATACAACCGCTACGTCCTGATCAAACCTTGTGGCAGGAGGATGGATCATACTTAAAGATCAATACGGTTACCTTCTCTTATATGTTTAATCGCCGTTTTGTACGACAGCTTGGATTCAACAATGTAAGGCTTTATTTCTCCACCAATAATCTCGTCACATTTTCAGGATATAATGGCCCCAACCCCGAGAACGTGACCTCTCTTGGCCGGGATGCATCAAGCGGATATCCAGTACCGCGTACTTATAACTTAGGTTTAAATATCGAACTCAATACAAGTAAATAA
- a CDS encoding DUF5007 domain-containing protein, with translation MKKKKQMQIFVKKGFIAIVFAVAALSSCKKIYNIPDEKDYLSSNVNYSNKVFDPILGRTTLMGGFNGDNSTQPIKFEIINARFGDGRPVSDLFQKKPAYVWIAPYNGLEKSLAEIEAKRKLEEHPLFEVRSSGEFIMWASSTNELIKPRPADSTNFSQDTRYFDVRISNTGGSTVIRDLQVRPFRERPYEPSDDFNIYSGGPAPHPKTPNNPASRNYIRPFLNGVIGATSDIALQSNDDKKDVVVYIRPFTGGTGNSLRFKFLSKDSVAMNPALFNETTWDKIVHGFNMQKTATYVQYDVAYPIPLVEIPTVYAPGGTRDHAEFKYSRIGFGGIRVVASFGIDFAIYKKGDWEIVFHFLKDNPKFEDE, from the coding sequence ATGAAAAAAAAGAAACAGATGCAAATATTCGTAAAAAAAGGATTTATAGCTATCGTGTTTGCTGTTGCAGCGCTCAGCAGTTGTAAAAAGATATATAATATTCCCGACGAAAAGGATTACCTGAGTTCGAACGTGAACTACAGCAATAAAGTTTTTGACCCCATTTTAGGGCGTACTACTTTAATGGGTGGGTTTAATGGGGACAATTCCACACAACCAATAAAGTTTGAGATAATTAACGCGCGTTTTGGCGACGGTAGGCCTGTTTCTGATCTTTTTCAGAAAAAGCCTGCTTATGTGTGGATAGCGCCTTACAATGGTCTTGAAAAAAGTCTTGCCGAAATAGAAGCGAAAAGAAAGCTGGAAGAGCATCCTTTATTTGAGGTGCGCTCATCTGGCGAGTTTATTATGTGGGCATCATCTACTAATGAACTGATTAAACCGCGACCAGCCGATAGTACCAATTTTTCGCAGGATACACGTTATTTTGATGTTAGGATAAGTAACACAGGCGGCAGTACGGTTATAAGGGACCTGCAGGTACGCCCATTTCGCGAGCGCCCGTATGAGCCTTCTGATGATTTTAATATTTACTCCGGTGGGCCCGCCCCGCATCCTAAAACACCTAACAACCCCGCAAGCAGAAATTATATCAGGCCATTTTTAAACGGTGTGATAGGCGCAACTAGCGATATCGCCCTGCAAAGTAATGATGACAAAAAGGATGTGGTGGTTTATATACGTCCCTTTACCGGGGGGACCGGGAATTCGCTAAGGTTCAAATTTCTGAGCAAAGATTCGGTAGCCATGAATCCCGCTTTATTTAACGAAACAACGTGGGATAAAATAGTACACGGGTTTAACATGCAAAAAACCGCAACCTATGTACAATATGATGTTGCCTACCCAATCCCTTTAGTGGAAATACCTACTGTTTACGCGCCTGGAGGCACCCGGGACCATGCCGAATTTAAATACTCAAGAATTGGTTTTGGCGGTATTAGGGTAGTGGCAAGTTTCGGGATTGATTTTGCCATATATAAAAAGGGCGACTGGGAGATAGTGTTCCATTTTTTAAAGGACAATCCAAAGTTTGAAGACGAATAA
- a CDS encoding fasciclin domain-containing protein → MKKLIKYMSALKPLLLVILLQSACKKDGGYHNAIDISTKFSGNTYEYLKSKPGVYDSLLAVIDRTGLKQTLADSNVTLFAVTNSSFQLALNNLNTLRRQGDKDPLFLANIDGVQLDTMVSYYIIRGKRTTDSLLLQDGLDLYGVRFGYPMHGRVSKISASGLTGGGPDVIEYSNTKRSKFIRNWATTTTGSNNISTRNGIVHVVSPDHIFGFDEFVSRLTFVPPPPNLMALIGGKLTVLRDNNGGPDNGEGSKKVIDGDDHTKFLADLQGRLWMQFELNEPEVSGVYTLTSANDAPERDPKAWTYEGSNDGKIWTELDRRSNFFFEERYQTKVFRCPNTTAYKFYRVDITELRDGGLFQLAEWTINKVK, encoded by the coding sequence ATGAAAAAACTAATAAAATATATGAGCGCTTTAAAGCCATTGCTGCTGGTAATACTGTTACAAAGCGCCTGCAAAAAAGATGGCGGTTATCATAATGCCATTGACATTAGTACAAAATTCTCAGGTAATACCTATGAATATTTGAAAAGTAAGCCCGGGGTATACGATTCACTGCTGGCCGTTATAGATAGGACGGGCTTAAAGCAAACGCTTGCGGATAGTAATGTTACGCTCTTTGCGGTTACAAATTCAAGTTTTCAGCTGGCACTTAACAACCTGAATACGCTAAGACGGCAAGGTGATAAAGATCCGTTGTTTTTGGCCAATATTGATGGTGTGCAGCTGGATACCATGGTTTCGTACTATATTATCAGGGGCAAACGTACAACAGATTCTCTGCTTTTGCAGGATGGGCTTGATCTTTATGGTGTACGTTTTGGATATCCGATGCATGGCCGGGTTTCTAAAATATCAGCATCGGGACTCACAGGCGGCGGCCCCGACGTTATTGAATACAGTAATACCAAACGAAGCAAGTTTATCAGAAATTGGGCAACCACAACAACCGGATCTAATAATATCAGCACCCGCAATGGCATTGTGCATGTCGTGAGCCCCGATCATATTTTCGGCTTTGATGAATTTGTATCGCGGTTAACATTTGTTCCGCCACCACCAAATCTGATGGCCTTGATAGGGGGCAAGCTTACAGTTTTAAGGGATAACAATGGTGGCCCAGATAATGGCGAAGGCTCTAAAAAGGTAATTGACGGTGATGACCATACCAAGTTCCTTGCCGATCTTCAGGGACGTTTATGGATGCAGTTTGAGTTGAATGAACCCGAGGTGTCAGGGGTTTACACACTTACATCTGCTAATGATGCTCCAGAACGCGATCCCAAAGCGTGGACTTACGAAGGTTCAAATGATGGCAAGATATGGACTGAACTCGACCGCAGGAGTAATTTCTTCTTTGAAGAACGATACCAGACAAAAGTTTTCAGGTGCCCTAATACTACAGCTTATAAATTCTACCGCGTAGACATTACAGAACTACGCGACGGGGGCCTTTTCCAACTGGCCGAGTGGACCATAAATAAAGTGAAGTAA
- a CDS encoding RagB/SusD family nutrient uptake outer membrane protein has translation MKNDHKNHVVKMKKISCIVLLFVTALMSCNKTLDIDSSRVVGEKNMWNKLEDARAGLLGVYALTRAALSDNNGHWLYGDVRTGEFISPNRQDLKAIAGNQLNASYPTIDALSDWTRFYAIVNAANIFLERIGDVKAADKRYTDNYLKVDVAQVRFLRAFAYFYMVRIWGDVPFITSSHDGKFENQPRENGSKILVWAQEEILKASADMPFVYSNNDIQQPGNYYNEDATRWGGALATKNTAYAVLAHVAAWQGNYTDVATYTKFVEDNYGKSGISYQNTEDLTKSNGFFFNKNTSQVFGFNSDWGHIDGSVTGHLEELTLAEPVVNKKIPDVYMPKDTILKIFDQPKDERFSIDTLGQPRSERYFTNINGKYPIFSKVKVILGGVSDPTFRYFTSALIFTRIEDITLLRAEALAVLGDLTGAENELTVVMTRRGITEIDFGQDIIDLIFKERHRELLGEGHRWYDLVRYNKIKQNNPAFLKLINSQGIYWPVSRRLISQNNLLTQNPFWK, from the coding sequence ATGAAGAACGATCACAAAAATCATGTTGTAAAAATGAAAAAGATATCATGTATTGTGCTGCTGTTTGTAACGGCATTGATGAGCTGTAATAAAACGCTGGATATTGATTCATCAAGAGTTGTTGGTGAAAAAAATATGTGGAATAAGCTTGAAGATGCACGCGCCGGCCTATTGGGGGTTTACGCGCTCACCCGCGCAGCTTTATCTGATAATAACGGGCACTGGCTTTATGGCGATGTAAGGACCGGTGAGTTTATCAGCCCTAACCGGCAGGACCTGAAGGCAATAGCGGGTAACCAATTAAATGCATCCTATCCCACTATTGATGCCTTGTCTGACTGGACACGGTTTTATGCAATAGTTAATGCCGCAAATATTTTTCTCGAACGTATTGGCGACGTAAAAGCTGCCGATAAGCGCTATACTGATAACTACCTGAAGGTTGATGTTGCCCAGGTGCGCTTTTTACGGGCTTTTGCTTATTTCTATATGGTAAGGATATGGGGAGATGTACCATTTATCACTTCATCTCATGATGGTAAGTTTGAAAACCAGCCGCGCGAGAACGGCAGTAAAATATTAGTATGGGCCCAGGAGGAAATACTTAAAGCCTCAGCTGATATGCCTTTTGTTTATAGTAATAACGACATTCAACAGCCTGGTAATTATTACAATGAGGATGCCACCAGGTGGGGCGGGGCTCTGGCTACAAAAAATACGGCTTATGCGGTTTTGGCACACGTAGCAGCATGGCAGGGTAATTATACCGATGTGGCCACATACACCAAATTTGTGGAGGACAACTATGGCAAAAGCGGTATCAGTTACCAGAACACCGAAGATCTTACCAAATCAAACGGCTTCTTTTTTAATAAGAACACGAGCCAGGTGTTTGGTTTTAACTCCGATTGGGGGCATATCGACGGATCGGTAACCGGGCACCTGGAGGAACTGACCCTGGCCGAGCCTGTGGTGAATAAAAAAATTCCTGATGTCTATATGCCGAAAGATACTATTCTGAAAATATTTGATCAGCCGAAGGACGAACGCTTTAGTATAGACACCCTTGGCCAGCCTCGGTCAGAAAGATACTTTACCAATATTAACGGTAAGTACCCAATTTTCAGTAAAGTAAAGGTTATTCTGGGAGGGGTATCCGACCCAACATTCCGATACTTTACCAGCGCATTAATTTTTACAAGAATTGAAGATATCACGCTCCTCAGGGCCGAAGCGTTGGCTGTTTTAGGCGATTTGACTGGTGCCGAAAACGAATTAACGGTGGTAATGACCAGAAGAGGGATAACCGAAATTGATTTCGGCCAGGACATCATTGATTTAATATTTAAGGAACGGCATCGCGAACTTTTGGGCGAAGGTCATAGATGGTATGATCTGGTTCGCTATAACAAGATCAAGCAAAACAACCCTGCATTTCTGAAACTCATCAATTCGCAGGGTATATACTGGCCGGTATCGCGCAGGCTTATTTCTCAGAATAACCTATTAACACAAAACCCATTTTGGAAATAA
- a CDS encoding SusC/RagA family TonB-linked outer membrane protein codes for MRASVGRLGRLNTFDNYSQGPQYTASVGYTGNLTVPGYNAIGVLARPYSTGWVGYGIPWSYSNQLNLGTDASLLNNRLHLSVDWYLKQEKNLLIGIPAFAEYGYKQSIESGMALNNSGIDVSVSANIIRNTKFGWASSLNLNHNANKLKALPRGLSQITIDNKLLKVGSPVDQYWLLTNDGIYKSESEIPVINGQPLKYNGIALHAGDPRWRDINGDNVIDNNDKTLKGHSMPRISGGYDNTFRYGNWNLNVNLYFNLGRDLIHQEMANRFDFINREGNSDVNSVKEITFWEKRGDYSKYPLYNPWSTVIPYRVDQDLFLENASFLKLRTISIGYDLTRAMHLKKIKLTRFYVYVTANNVFTITPYTGQDPELVNYDGYDTGYGLPIPRTYTLGVKMEL; via the coding sequence TTGCGTGCAAGCGTGGGTCGGTTAGGCCGCCTTAACACGTTTGATAACTATTCACAGGGGCCGCAATATACGGCATCGGTAGGTTATACTGGCAATTTAACTGTACCGGGATATAACGCGATTGGCGTGCTAGCAAGGCCTTACTCCACCGGATGGGTAGGTTATGGAATTCCCTGGTCGTATTCAAATCAGCTTAACCTGGGTACCGATGCAAGTTTGCTTAATAATCGTTTACACCTCTCGGTTGATTGGTATCTGAAACAGGAAAAGAATCTGTTGATCGGTATCCCTGCCTTTGCAGAGTATGGCTATAAGCAGTCGATAGAAAGTGGCATGGCTCTCAACAACAGCGGTATCGATGTGTCTGTATCGGCCAATATTATCCGGAATACAAAATTTGGATGGGCATCGTCTTTAAATCTGAACCATAACGCCAATAAACTGAAGGCACTACCAAGAGGCTTAAGCCAAATTACGATAGATAATAAGCTTTTAAAGGTGGGGAGTCCGGTTGATCAGTACTGGTTATTGACAAACGACGGCATTTACAAATCAGAAAGTGAAATACCTGTTATAAACGGTCAGCCGCTTAAATATAATGGTATCGCTTTACATGCCGGCGACCCCAGATGGCGTGATATAAACGGCGACAATGTGATTGATAACAATGATAAAACACTGAAAGGGCACTCAATGCCGCGCATATCAGGCGGTTATGATAACACTTTCAGGTATGGTAACTGGAACCTAAACGTAAACCTCTATTTCAATCTGGGCCGTGACCTCATTCATCAGGAGATGGCAAACCGCTTTGATTTTATTAATCGAGAAGGTAACAGCGATGTTAATTCTGTTAAAGAGATCACCTTCTGGGAAAAACGCGGCGACTACAGCAAGTATCCTTTGTATAATCCATGGAGCACCGTCATTCCGTACCGTGTTGATCAGGATCTTTTTCTTGAAAATGCCTCATTCCTGAAATTAAGAACAATTTCAATAGGGTACGACCTTACCAGGGCTATGCACCTGAAGAAAATCAAACTCACCAGGTTTTACGTGTATGTAACCGCAAATAATGTGTTTACCATAACACCTTATACGGGACAGGATCCTGAATTGGTAAACTATGATGGTTATGATACCGGTTATGGCCTGCCGATACCAAGAACATACACCTTGGGTGTAAAAATGGAATTATGA
- a CDS encoding TonB-dependent receptor plug domain-containing protein encodes MRYLWLCLVVFAAITTCAPTGLAKGNEGKKSNIKLNSNAHIRRDTVVKDSLLEDSINIIKRHTVYNKLADSVIKKPYDLSTFPGVSLQQLLKGQFAGLYVQEPSGEPGTMQNMFIRGVPMPLLSPKDVYQSQPLVVLDGIPLVTEHPFAYDVQLYNYNRMGTATNPFADIDMNNIASIAVLKDLSATAIYGPRAINGVIVLTSKTPVAAKSITFDSYIGLAQRPHVITINGKYENAFRQRFYDLYTTNGRYSDDENYPIYLSDSLNNVYSGKSDWSDLYYRNAVVYGINFGISGGTDRANFRFSLGDLKSDGVADGTGLNRYSAMFNINMKPIKWLLFSAMVNANRVERQRNKYLRDRFAQINYFPDLSAPLPPNKDFYADYLEQYKKSFDNNKNNIVDGYAKIGIDLGKFKFVTSFNVDYNEGYRDVFYARTLLQGNSYASNYFGFSQRIMADNRATYDLTVNKVHDFHFELGQSTQWDIYKYSNAYAYKGVNDYIKINLLVSNPKNPDGSDNPDYLNTTAFPRINLSFSG; translated from the coding sequence GGTTTTTGCTGCAATTACCACATGTGCACCTACTGGCTTAGCCAAGGGGAATGAGGGTAAAAAAAGCAATATAAAACTTAATAGTAATGCTCACATCCGCCGGGATACTGTAGTTAAAGACTCATTATTAGAAGACAGTATAAATATTATTAAAAGACATACTGTTTATAATAAACTGGCCGACAGTGTTATCAAAAAACCTTATGATCTTTCAACGTTTCCTGGTGTTTCCCTGCAGCAGCTATTAAAAGGACAATTTGCCGGGTTATATGTACAGGAGCCTTCCGGTGAACCGGGTACTATGCAAAATATGTTTATAAGGGGAGTACCTATGCCGTTGCTTTCTCCCAAGGATGTTTACCAATCGCAGCCATTAGTTGTACTGGATGGTATCCCGCTCGTAACAGAGCACCCTTTTGCATACGATGTACAGCTTTATAACTATAACCGGATGGGGACGGCTACCAATCCGTTTGCTGATATCGATATGAATAATATCGCTTCGATTGCGGTGTTAAAAGATTTGTCGGCTACGGCAATTTATGGCCCGCGGGCAATTAACGGTGTTATTGTTTTGACATCCAAAACCCCTGTAGCCGCCAAAAGTATCACTTTTGATTCCTATATAGGTTTGGCACAGCGCCCGCATGTAATTACTATAAACGGTAAATATGAAAACGCTTTCAGGCAGCGCTTTTACGACCTTTATACAACCAATGGCAGATATTCTGACGATGAGAATTATCCCATTTATCTGAGCGATTCGTTAAATAACGTTTATAGCGGAAAATCTGATTGGAGCGATCTCTATTATCGCAACGCGGTGGTTTACGGCATTAACTTCGGTATCTCCGGAGGAACCGACCGGGCCAATTTCCGTTTCTCATTGGGTGATCTGAAAAGTGATGGTGTAGCTGATGGCACAGGGCTAAACCGATATAGTGCCATGTTCAACATCAATATGAAGCCCATAAAATGGCTGCTTTTTTCGGCCATGGTAAATGCTAACCGGGTTGAGCGGCAACGCAATAAATACCTGCGCGACCGGTTTGCACAGATCAATTACTTCCCCGATCTAAGTGCGCCGCTGCCGCCAAATAAAGATTTTTATGCCGATTACCTGGAACAATACAAAAAAAGTTTTGATAACAATAAGAACAATATCGTCGATGGTTATGCTAAAATAGGTATCGACCTTGGGAAATTTAAGTTTGTAACAAGCTTTAATGTGGATTATAATGAAGGGTATCGCGATGTATTTTATGCGCGTACACTTTTACAGGGCAACAGCTATGCCTCCAACTACTTTGGCTTTAGCCAGCGTATTATGGCCGATAACCGGGCAACCTATGATCTGACGGTAAATAAAGTACATGATTTTCATTTTGAACTCGGGCAATCAACCCAATGGGACATTTATAAGTATAGTAATGCTTATGCATACAAAGGAGTAAATGACTATATCAAAATTAACCTTTTAGTCTCAAATCCCAAGAACCCGGATGGTTCTGATAACCCTGATTATCTGAATACCACGGCCTTTCCGCGAATTAACCTATCGTTTTCTGGATAA